AAAATCAATTCCTCACTAAGTCTACTAAAATGCATCATTATTATAGAAAATGCAGATAGAAGTTCTAATAAATAATCTCTATCACTTACTCCATCCATAAAATTATCTACAGGCTTTTTAAACTCTAACTCTTTTGTCGTAAATTCTCTGTCAGTATCATACGTTGTTCCAGCAAGAGCACAACATCCAAGAGGATTTTCATCCATAATTTCAATAGCGCTAGTAAGCCTTTTCTTATCTCGACTAAGCATACTGTAATATGCCATTATATGTTGCTTAAATGTTACTACCTGGGCTCTTTGCATATGTGTATAACCAGGCATTATAACAGCATTTTCGTTCCCTAATATTTTAATTGTTCCTAAAATTATATCTAAATTATCAATAACATCCAAAGCCTTATATTTTGAATATAATCTCATATCCACTGCAACTTGGTCATTTCTGCTTCTTGCTGTATGAAGTTTTTTGCCTACTTCACCTATGGTTTTAATAAGGTTTATTTCCATAAAGCTATGAATATCCTCATAATCGCCTTCGATTTTTAATTTACCGTCTTTGATGTCAGACATTATAGAATTTAAACCGTCAACTATAGTTTTAGTTTCCTCATTTGTTAGAATGTTGCATTTTGCTAGCATTTTAACATGAGCAATACTTCCAATAATATCTTCATAATACAATTTTTTATCAAAGCTAAGAGAACTATTAAAGTCCTCCATAAGCTTACTTTCTTTACTCAAAAATCTTCCGCCCCAAAGTTTCATATTGTCACCCACTTTACCTTTTGTATATTTTGTAATTTTTATTTAAAATTATTTAAATGTTTATATGCTTTTATTTTACTTGGTAATGCGAACAAGTTAATAAATCCTTCTGCATCTTTATGATCATATAATACGCTAGCTCCAAATGAAGAGATACTTGCATCGTATAGTGCATTAGGTGATTCTTTACTTGCTACCATAATATTTCCTTTATAAAGCTTCAATGTAACAGATCCTGTTACAGTTTCTTGAGTTTTATCTACAAAGGCATCAAGAGCTTCTCTCATTGTAGTAAACCAAAGTCCATCATAAACAAGTTCTCCGTATTTTTGTGATACTTGGTATTTATAATGAAGAGTATCTTTATCTATAGTTATTTCCTCTAGTTCTTTATGAGCTGCATAAAGAACAGTACCACCTGGTGTTTCATATATTCCTCTTGATTTCATTCCAACAAGTCTATTCTCTACTAAATCTACAACACCTATTCCATTTTCTCCACCAATTTTATTTAATATCTTAACGATATCTATTGGTTCAAGCTCAACTCCGTTAACTTTTGTAGCGATTCCCTTTTCAAAATATATATCTACAAGAGTAGGTTCATCTGGAGCTTGTTCTGGAGGTGTAACCATAAGGTACATTTCTCTTTTGTGATCATTTTTGAAATCTTCAATATCTCCACCTTCATGACTTGCATGCCATAAGTTTTGATCAACTGAATATATTTTTTCCTTAGTAACATTGATTTCTATACCTCTAGCAGTAGCATAATCTATAGCATCTTCTCTTGATTTTATATCCCAAATTCTCCAAGGAGCAATAATCTTAATAGACGGATCTATAGCTGCTATTGCAACTTCAAATCTAACTTGATCATTTCCCTTACCAGTACATCCGTGACATATATATTTTGCCCCTTCTTTATGTGCAATTTCTACAAGTTTTTTAGCTATTAATGGTCTTGCATAAGCTGTACCCAATAAATATTTTCCTTCATATGTAGCATTTGCTTTAACACCTTTAAATACGTACTCTTTGATGAACTGTGCTGTTAAGTTCTCAATATATATTTTCACAGCTCCTGAACTCATAGCCTTTTTCTCAATTGCTTTCATATCGTCCTCTTGTCCAACATTAATACATGCTGCTACAACATCCATATCATAGTTTTCCTTAAG
This window of the Clostridium estertheticum genome carries:
- a CDS encoding argininosuccinate synthase, producing the protein MKEKVVLAYSGGLDTSIIIAWLKENYDMDVVAACINVGQEDDMKAIEKKAMSSGAVKIYIENLTAQFIKEYVFKGVKANATYEGKYLLGTAYARPLIAKKLVEIAHKEGAKYICHGCTGKGNDQVRFEVAIAAIDPSIKIIAPWRIWDIKSREDAIDYATARGIEINVTKEKIYSVDQNLWHASHEGGDIEDFKNDHKREMYLMVTPPEQAPDEPTLVDIYFEKGIATKVNGVELEPIDIVKILNKIGGENGIGVVDLVENRLVGMKSRGIYETPGGTVLYAAHKELEEITIDKDTLHYKYQVSQKYGELVYDGLWFTTMREALDAFVDKTQETVTGSVTLKLYKGNIMVASKESPNALYDASISSFGASVLYDHKDAEGFINLFALPSKIKAYKHLNNFK
- the argH gene encoding argininosuccinate lyase, with the protein product MKLWGGRFLSKESKLMEDFNSSLSFDKKLYYEDIIGSIAHVKMLAKCNILTNEETKTIVDGLNSIMSDIKDGKLKIEGDYEDIHSFMEINLIKTIGEVGKKLHTARSRNDQVAVDMRLYSKYKALDVIDNLDIILGTIKILGNENAVIMPGYTHMQRAQVVTFKQHIMAYYSMLSRDKKRLTSAIEIMDENPLGCCALAGTTYDTDREFTTKELEFKKPVDNFMDGVSDRDYLLELLSAFSIIMMHFSRLSEELILWSTKEFNFIEISDEFSTGSSIMPQKRNPDAAELIRGKTGRVYGDLMSLLTTMKGIPLAYNKDMQEDKEPFFDAVDTVLKCIKIMNEMLGTLKIKKDNMHNAVKRGFLNATEAADYLVNKGMAFRDAHSVIGNIVITCEKKSKAIEELNLDELKSFSDLFEEDVYEFIDYENTLSRGIKKEM